The genomic segment CCTACGTCCTGCGACAGGGCGAGCGGAATGATGCCGTCGCGGCTGGAGAGGCCAATCGTTGGGCGAATGCCGACCAGACTGTTATAGGTCGATGGGATGCGGATGGAGCCGCCTGTATCGGTGCCCATGCCGATGACGCCGAAGTTCGCTGCAATGGCAGCGCCTGTGCCGCCGCTGGACCCTCCAGGGTAGTGGTCCAGCGCATAAGGGTTCAAGGTTTGGCCGCCTAAGGAGCTGCTCGTTGTAATGCCGAATGCAAACTCATGCAAGTTGGCTTTGGCTAAAATAATGGCGCCTGCTGCCTTAAGCTTGGCAACCTGCTCGGCATCCTCAGAAGGAATCGAATCCTTCAGGCACAGACAGCCTGCCGTCGTAGGCATATCATTCGTGTCATAGTTGTCCTTCACGATGACGGGAATGCCGTGCAGCGGGCCGCGGATACCAGAGGCTGCGCGTTCTTTATCCAACTCCTCGGCTATTTCGAGCGCCTTTGGATTGATCGTCAAAATCGCGTTCAGCTTAATGCCTTGGTCATCGTATTTCTCGATGCGATCCAAATATTGCTGAACCAGCTCTTTGTAGGTGAGCTTGCCTTGGCCGACAGCTTGCTGAATGCTGGCAATTGTCGCTTCCGGCAGCAGGAATGGCATGCTGTAATTATAAATGCGATAGGCAAGTGCATAAGCGCCTGCATAAGTCAGCGATTGGTTTGGGGCAAATTGGGATTGGTTCACGCCAAGCATCAGCTTCGCTTCCATAACTGCTCCCACTGATGAAGCATAGGATGCTTTATCCGGCACATCTTTGTATGGCTCGGCAGCAGGGGACAAATGCAGTCCCTTTGCGATCATAACTGCAGCATCCTTGCGAGTGATGGTCGCCCCTTTCACCGCAGCTGTAAACGTAGCGTCTCCGCCTGCAAGCTTGGCGCTTTGATCAAACAGTTTTTTTAGCTCCGCAGCTGGGATGAGCTTATCAGGGGAAA from the Paenibacillus sp. BIHB 4019 genome contains:
- a CDS encoding amidase family protein, producing MPNLLSSWKKHSAALLAGALLLTGPLTASTAAAAAVYQEEATKAIELKLGDASISPDKLIPAAELKKLFDQSAKLAGGDATFTAAVKGATITRKDAAVMIAKGLHLSPAAEPYKDVPDKASYASSVGAVMEAKLMLGVNQSQFAPNQSLTYAGAYALAYRIYNYSMPFLLPEATIASIQQAVGQGKLTYKELVQQYLDRIEKYDDQGIKLNAILTINPKALEIAEELDKERAASGIRGPLHGIPVIVKDNYDTNDMPTTAGCLCLKDSIPSEDAEQVAKLKAAGAIILAKANLHEFAFGITTSSSLGGQTLNPYALDHYPGGSSGGTGAAIAANFGVIGMGTDTGGSIRIPSTYNSLVGIRPTIGLSSRDGIIPLALSQDVGGPMTRTVTDAAIVLDATVGYDPDDVATAASISHIPSSYTSYLDAKGLKGARIGVATELFGTTEAEQPTTEVVQAAVKDLAKLGAVTVDITIPNLKEIMAYPSLSGYEFKFQLNEYLAELGSKAPYHSLTEIIASGQFDKSMEASLKTRDARQSLNTEDYKDIVLFRTKTTKDALLKVMADNRLDAIVYPSTTQTAALIGEAQNAGGNNRLSPFSGFPAITVPAGYTAEGLGASIEFLGRDYSEPTLIKLAYSYEQGTKHRVAPVLAP